The Echinicola rosea genome has a segment encoding these proteins:
- a CDS encoding SusC/RagA family TonB-linked outer membrane protein, whose amino-acid sequence MKSINVILIGLALGLTYQDGYALSKTNTPTIESKANEYRDVKTTSFEVTGTVVDEEGLPLPGATVVEKNTSNGTVTDLDGNFSLTVQDDQQVIVVSFVGFESKEIPLNGKSNFNVILSSDTESLEEVVVVGYGSVKKSDLTGSVASVSSEELNKTPISSLDQGLQGRVAGVEITQNSGAPGGATSVKIRGGNSLSTSNEPLYVIDGFPIVAGGSAPGSTTAQNSAGGQLNPLSTINPNDIASIEVLKDASATSIYGARGANGVILITTKKGEKGKTKINYNAYYGVQEVTKKLDMMNAEEFLALNNEINPGALDGITYHDTDWQDVIFRNAPIQNHQLSFAGGSEKTVYNLSFNYFDQQGIIENSDFERISSRLNLENELQDRVKIGINLNYNYVVSNGAITGTTYESENMGTVTAALFAPPIFAPYTDQGDYTYFGDINANFELQANPLAMTQVLNRSTNTRLLSNFYVHVDIAKGLTYRGNIGVDVFHDRKDTYTGTDVPMGRINSGVAGIGNLDQNSLIHESVLNYSKKIGEAHDFNITGVFSTQRYTGVSSLAGGSELSTDLLVNNNLGLVSNRNISSNKNSWRLDSWTARVNYILLDKYLLTLTGRADGSSRFGQNNKWGFFPSAALAWRVKEEDFLMDSELISDLKLRVSYGVTGNANIPLYQSFPRLTSGSNYNFGNELNIGISPTGVANPDIKWERTNQADVGMDVGLWNNQLMLTFDYYHKRTEDLLISRRIPSSSGFNTIFGNFGEIENKGFELGLNAVVIDSQLNWEVSANYSRNRNKILKITGEVDEVIPTGDGGVGAFANGSLLKVGYPVGTFYGYVWDGVWQESDDIANSHMPSAQPGDARYADINGDGAFSAADRQIIGDPNPDFIFGITNNFRYKAFDLSIFVQGNMGNDVFFNRRMQLESAVFGTNQLAEVVNHWSSENPSNEYIRPSQSGRLLQSSRYIEDGSFIRLKNIQLGYTFEVSQIDWLSRLRLYTSLTNLVTWTDYSGYDPELNTTGVNNVTNFGIDRDPYPRAKSYLLGVQVSF is encoded by the coding sequence ATGAAATCAATTAATGTAATTTTGATAGGTTTGGCCTTGGGCTTAACCTACCAGGACGGATATGCCCTGAGCAAAACCAATACCCCTACCATCGAATCAAAAGCTAATGAGTATAGGGACGTCAAGACCACTTCTTTTGAAGTCACCGGAACAGTAGTGGATGAAGAAGGGCTTCCTCTTCCAGGTGCTACTGTAGTGGAGAAAAACACCTCAAACGGTACAGTAACAGATTTGGATGGGAACTTTTCCTTGACTGTCCAAGATGACCAACAGGTCATTGTAGTATCCTTTGTGGGGTTCGAGTCCAAAGAGATCCCTCTTAACGGAAAAAGCAATTTTAATGTGATCCTATCATCTGATACCGAGTCCTTGGAGGAGGTAGTGGTAGTAGGGTATGGTTCGGTTAAAAAATCCGATTTGACTGGTTCCGTTGCTTCGGTTTCTTCTGAAGAATTGAACAAAACCCCCATTTCATCCTTGGATCAAGGGCTACAAGGGCGTGTAGCAGGGGTGGAAATTACTCAAAATTCCGGTGCGCCTGGAGGGGCTACAAGTGTCAAGATTCGAGGAGGTAATTCCTTGAGCACCTCAAATGAGCCCTTGTATGTGATTGACGGCTTTCCTATTGTGGCGGGTGGATCGGCTCCAGGATCGACCACGGCCCAGAATTCTGCCGGCGGCCAGTTAAATCCCTTGTCCACGATCAATCCCAATGACATCGCCTCTATCGAAGTGCTGAAAGATGCATCGGCCACTAGCATTTACGGTGCCAGAGGTGCAAACGGCGTGATCCTCATCACTACTAAAAAAGGAGAAAAGGGAAAGACAAAGATCAATTACAATGCCTACTACGGTGTCCAAGAGGTAACCAAAAAACTGGATATGATGAATGCAGAGGAGTTTCTCGCACTCAACAATGAAATCAATCCAGGGGCCTTGGATGGTATTACCTATCACGACACAGATTGGCAGGATGTTATTTTCAGGAATGCACCTATCCAAAACCATCAGCTGTCTTTCGCTGGAGGGAGCGAAAAAACAGTTTATAATCTCAGTTTTAATTATTTTGATCAGCAAGGGATAATTGAAAATTCCGATTTTGAGCGGATTTCCTCACGGCTCAACCTGGAAAATGAATTGCAAGATCGGGTGAAGATCGGTATTAACCTTAATTATAATTATGTCGTAAGTAATGGCGCCATCACAGGGACCACTTACGAAAGTGAAAATATGGGAACCGTAACTGCGGCACTCTTTGCCCCACCTATTTTTGCACCATATACTGATCAGGGAGATTACACCTATTTTGGGGACATCAATGCCAATTTTGAATTACAGGCCAATCCATTGGCTATGACCCAAGTACTCAATCGGAGTACCAATACCAGGCTGCTCAGCAATTTTTATGTCCATGTGGATATTGCGAAAGGATTGACATACCGAGGGAACATTGGCGTGGATGTTTTCCATGACCGTAAGGACACCTATACGGGAACAGATGTCCCCATGGGCAGGATCAACAGTGGTGTCGCCGGAATAGGGAACTTGGATCAAAACTCCCTGATCCACGAAAGTGTCCTGAATTATTCCAAAAAGATCGGTGAGGCACATGACTTCAATATTACTGGGGTATTTTCCACCCAGCGCTACACAGGGGTTAGCTCTCTTGCAGGAGGAAGTGAACTGTCCACTGACCTTTTGGTAAACAATAATCTCGGCCTAGTTTCCAACAGGAATATTTCCTCTAATAAAAATAGTTGGAGATTGGACTCTTGGACTGCTAGGGTAAACTATATCCTATTGGACAAGTATTTACTTACCTTGACCGGAAGGGCCGATGGTTCCAGTAGGTTTGGCCAAAACAATAAATGGGGTTTTTTCCCTTCTGCAGCCTTGGCGTGGAGGGTAAAAGAAGAAGACTTCTTAATGGATAGTGAGCTGATCAGTGATCTGAAATTAAGGGTGAGCTATGGGGTCACCGGAAATGCCAACATTCCGCTTTACCAATCCTTTCCGAGATTGACCAGTGGGAGCAACTATAATTTTGGAAACGAACTGAATATCGGAATTAGCCCCACAGGAGTGGCCAATCCAGATATCAAGTGGGAACGTACCAACCAGGCCGATGTCGGCATGGATGTAGGTTTATGGAACAACCAGTTGATGTTGACATTTGATTATTATCACAAGCGAACCGAAGATTTGTTGATTTCCCGTAGGATACCATCGTCTTCTGGCTTTAACACTATATTTGGGAACTTTGGCGAAATCGAGAACAAAGGATTTGAGCTGGGACTGAACGCAGTGGTCATCGACAGCCAGCTGAACTGGGAGGTATCAGCAAACTATTCCCGTAACCGAAACAAAATTCTTAAAATCACAGGTGAAGTAGATGAAGTGATCCCTACCGGTGATGGAGGAGTAGGAGCTTTTGCTAACGGCAGTTTGCTAAAAGTAGGCTATCCAGTAGGAACATTTTATGGTTACGTATGGGATGGAGTGTGGCAGGAATCGGATGATATAGCCAACAGTCACATGCCATCGGCACAACCAGGAGATGCAAGGTACGCTGATATCAACGGAGACGGGGCATTTAGTGCAGCTGACCGGCAGATCATTGGAGACCCCAATCCCGATTTTATTTTTGGGATAACCAACAATTTCCGCTACAAAGCATTTGATCTCTCAATTTTTGTGCAGGGTAACATGGGTAATGATGTATTCTTCAACAGAAGAATGCAATTGGAGTCAGCTGTATTTGGCACCAACCAACTCGCAGAAGTCGTCAACCATTGGTCATCCGAAAATCCTAGTAATGAATATATCCGACCATCACAAAGTGGCAGATTACTCCAAAGCAGCCGATATATTGAGGATGGATCCTTTATCCGGTTAAAGAATATTCAATTAGGATATACTTTTGAAGTGTCCCAAATAGATTGGTTGTCCAGACTGAGGCTGTATACCAGCCTTACCAATTTAGTCACCTGGACGGATTATTCCGGATATGATCCGGAGCTAAACACCACTGGTGTTAATAATGTTACCAATTTTGGGATTGACAGAGATCCCTATCCTAGGGCAAAATCTTATTTGCTCGGTGTCCAAGTATCATTTTAA
- a CDS encoding FAD-dependent oxidoreductase — MIKEAFKNFRNLKETTEYSDIVIVGGGLSGVCAAITAARQGCKVTLIQDRPVLGGNASSEVRLWALGATSHMGNNNRWAREGGIVDEIMVENTFRNKEGNPVLFDTVVLDKVMAEPNISLYLNTTVFHIAKADDRTIEKVIAFNSQNSTLYNFTARQFIDASGDGIVSYMSGVPYRIGAESPEELGEGLAPDVEDYGELLGHTLFFYSKKTEKPVKYVAPDYAIKDTSQIPGVKNVEVGDHGCKLWWFEYGGRKDTIHDTEEIKHELWKVAYGIWNYIKNSGKFTEADYYTLEWVGLIPGKRESRRFEGEYMLKQEDLVHQLAHEDAISFGGWAMDLHPADGVYSDKPSCTQWHTKGVYSIPYRCYVPKSIDNLLLTGRIISASHVAFGSTRVMATCAHGGQAVGMAAAHVIKYDVSPRELLEKHKLKKLQQDLVATGHYIPQLQFTLDNLANDAVIHPSSEYSLRAISAGSSWENLSFSMAQMVPVRKKIPAFSLSFNVRKATALTVQVRKSSKPYNHTPDITVWSTDYSLEVGEQKLAVELGDLGGFQDQYAFITVLKNDDVDILLSDQLLSGMVSVYNQVNKAVSNFGKQEPPEGSGVDEFEFWCPKRRPKGGNMAIEFAEPVYTYEATNILSPLYRPVAQPNAWMASPSDTQPSLDFQWSHPVSISRLKIFLDTDYDHPMETVQMEHHEHVMPFVARNMIVMDENDKHLATISENHQAVITVDFDQPVVTGMLKLQFEHPSEKVPLAVFGICIT, encoded by the coding sequence ATGATAAAAGAAGCGTTTAAGAATTTTCGTAATCTTAAAGAAACCACCGAATATTCGGATATCGTAATCGTGGGAGGAGGACTTTCCGGTGTTTGTGCAGCGATTACCGCAGCACGGCAGGGATGCAAAGTGACCTTGATCCAAGACCGGCCTGTATTGGGAGGCAACGCATCCAGCGAAGTGAGATTATGGGCCTTGGGAGCCACCTCCCATATGGGAAATAACAACCGCTGGGCGAGAGAAGGGGGGATAGTGGATGAAATCATGGTGGAAAATACCTTTCGAAACAAAGAGGGCAACCCGGTGCTTTTTGATACGGTGGTGCTTGACAAGGTAATGGCGGAGCCCAACATCAGTCTTTACCTCAATACGACAGTTTTCCATATTGCCAAAGCTGACGACCGCACCATCGAAAAGGTCATCGCATTTAATTCGCAAAACTCCACACTCTATAATTTCACAGCCCGACAGTTTATTGATGCTTCTGGAGATGGCATCGTTTCTTACATGTCCGGTGTACCTTATCGAATAGGAGCCGAAAGCCCCGAGGAGCTAGGGGAAGGATTGGCTCCTGATGTGGAAGATTATGGTGAACTGCTTGGGCATACCTTGTTTTTCTATTCCAAGAAAACAGAAAAGCCAGTCAAGTATGTGGCACCCGATTATGCGATAAAGGACACTTCCCAGATTCCAGGAGTCAAAAATGTGGAAGTGGGTGACCATGGGTGTAAGCTGTGGTGGTTTGAGTACGGTGGTAGGAAAGATACCATCCACGATACTGAAGAAATCAAACATGAACTGTGGAAAGTAGCTTATGGAATATGGAATTATATAAAGAACTCAGGTAAATTCACGGAAGCAGATTACTATACCTTGGAATGGGTGGGACTGATCCCCGGCAAACGTGAGAGCAGAAGGTTTGAAGGAGAGTATATGCTAAAGCAGGAAGACCTAGTCCATCAGCTAGCACACGAAGATGCGATTTCTTTTGGGGGATGGGCCATGGATCTTCACCCTGCTGATGGGGTGTACAGTGATAAGCCCAGCTGCACCCAATGGCATACCAAGGGCGTTTATTCCATCCCTTACCGGTGTTATGTGCCAAAGTCTATTGACAACCTGTTGTTGACAGGGAGGATCATAAGTGCCTCCCACGTGGCCTTTGGCTCCACAAGGGTAATGGCGACGTGTGCCCATGGAGGACAGGCTGTCGGGATGGCTGCAGCGCATGTTATAAAATACGATGTCTCCCCTCGTGAGCTCCTTGAGAAGCATAAGCTGAAAAAGCTCCAACAGGACCTGGTGGCTACGGGACATTATATTCCACAGCTTCAATTCACTTTAGATAATTTGGCCAATGATGCGGTCATCCATCCGTCAAGTGAATACAGTTTAAGGGCGATTTCTGCTGGATCTTCATGGGAGAACCTTTCTTTTTCGATGGCTCAAATGGTTCCAGTACGAAAAAAAATACCCGCATTTTCCCTGTCATTCAATGTCAGAAAGGCCACAGCACTTACGGTACAAGTAAGGAAAAGTAGCAAACCATATAACCACACGCCAGATATCACGGTGTGGTCAACTGATTATTCATTGGAGGTTGGCGAACAAAAGCTGGCGGTGGAATTAGGAGACCTGGGGGGATTTCAAGACCAATATGCATTTATTACAGTCTTGAAAAACGACGATGTGGATATTCTACTTTCTGATCAATTGCTATCGGGCATGGTCTCAGTGTATAATCAAGTGAATAAAGCGGTTTCCAATTTTGGCAAGCAAGAGCCGCCTGAGGGTTCTGGAGTGGATGAGTTTGAGTTTTGGTGTCCAAAGCGTCGGCCTAAGGGAGGAAATATGGCCATTGAATTTGCAGAACCAGTATATACCTATGAAGCCACTAATATCCTTAGCCCATTGTACCGGCCTGTAGCACAGCCTAATGCTTGGATGGCTAGTCCATCAGATACCCAGCCTTCACTTGATTTCCAATGGTCTCATCCCGTTTCGATAAGTCGTCTCAAAATATTTCTTGATACGGATTACGATCATCCTATGGAAACGGTACAAATGGAACACCATGAACATGTCATGCCTTTTGTTGCCAGAAATATGATAGTGATGGATGAGAATGATAAACACCTGGCCACAATCTCCGAAAACCATCAAGCGGTCATAACTGTCGACTTTGACCAACCTGTGGTGACTGGAATGCTTAAACTTCAATTTGAGCATCCTTCCGAGAAAGTACCTCTAGCTGTTTTTGGTATATGTATTACCTAA
- a CDS encoding sodium:solute symporter family protein: MQEQDYILIGVFTLIVLSAGLAFARTGRSMTNFFAGGGNVPWWISGLSLFMSFFSAGTFVVWGSIAYDQGMVAVTIQSTMAIAGLIIYFTVARKWKETNVLTAAEYVTRRFGVKTQKIYSYLFIAVSFFTAGSFLYPVAKIVSVSAQMPITLIILILGITIVLYTAVGGFWAVLATDVLQFVVLTAAVFIVIPLALDEVGGTDGFISQSPEGFFDLINSEFSPVFLVAFMLYNFVFIGGNWAYVQRYTSVKSPKEAKKVALLFAGLYLVFPLIWMLPPMIYKVYDPGLVTTQQMEGAYLMMCAKALPIGMLGLMIAAMVFATASSVNTTLNMMAAVTTNDLYKTIHPRASENQLIKVARWVTVFFGLGVMGVAMLVPYLGGIVNVVLKVAAVTGAPLFAPILWSLYSDRQDSRSVILTSTVSIAVLALIILILPSVLDYEVSRSMEMTLGVTVPVCMLILFEIKNRPVLSGEKAPVTIGSDQEVEEVERSGDDTAFGIKVISIATGMIGLIMTGLGIIASKGNGMLVAAGIVMVLMASAGLYFGKTKSKN, from the coding sequence ATGCAAGAGCAAGATTATATATTGATAGGTGTGTTTACCTTAATCGTTCTTTCAGCAGGACTGGCATTTGCCAGGACAGGGCGGTCGATGACCAATTTTTTTGCGGGTGGAGGAAACGTTCCGTGGTGGATTAGTGGGCTTAGCTTGTTTATGAGTTTTTTCTCTGCTGGAACATTTGTGGTCTGGGGTTCTATTGCTTATGACCAAGGAATGGTGGCAGTTACTATCCAGAGTACAATGGCCATTGCAGGACTGATCATTTATTTTACAGTAGCCCGCAAATGGAAAGAGACTAACGTCTTGACTGCTGCTGAATATGTTACCCGTAGGTTTGGTGTAAAAACCCAGAAAATATATTCTTATTTGTTCATTGCAGTGTCATTTTTTACCGCGGGATCTTTTCTATATCCAGTGGCAAAGATCGTATCAGTTTCGGCACAGATGCCTATTACCCTCATCATCCTGATTTTAGGAATTACCATTGTTCTTTATACCGCTGTGGGTGGGTTCTGGGCAGTATTGGCCACGGATGTATTACAGTTTGTGGTCCTGACAGCGGCAGTTTTCATTGTTATCCCATTGGCATTGGATGAAGTGGGGGGGACGGATGGTTTTATTTCCCAGTCCCCAGAAGGGTTTTTTGATCTTATCAACAGTGAATTTAGCCCCGTGTTCTTGGTGGCTTTCATGCTTTATAATTTTGTTTTTATCGGTGGAAACTGGGCGTATGTACAACGGTATACCAGTGTGAAATCTCCAAAAGAGGCAAAAAAAGTAGCTCTTTTATTTGCTGGCTTGTACTTGGTTTTTCCGTTGATATGGATGTTGCCTCCTATGATTTATAAAGTTTACGATCCAGGACTGGTGACGACCCAGCAGATGGAAGGAGCCTACCTCATGATGTGTGCCAAGGCTTTGCCAATTGGTATGTTGGGCCTGATGATAGCAGCCATGGTCTTTGCTACGGCCAGCTCGGTAAATACAACCCTCAATATGATGGCGGCTGTCACTACTAATGACCTTTACAAGACAATCCATCCCCGAGCGTCAGAAAACCAATTGATTAAAGTCGCCAGATGGGTGACCGTATTTTTTGGACTTGGCGTGATGGGTGTAGCCATGCTGGTTCCCTATTTGGGAGGAATCGTCAATGTCGTGCTGAAAGTGGCCGCTGTGACTGGAGCGCCGTTGTTTGCTCCCATACTGTGGAGCCTGTATTCCGATAGACAGGACAGTAGATCTGTCATTCTTACCTCTACGGTGAGTATTGCGGTCTTGGCACTGATAATTCTCATTTTGCCTTCCGTGCTGGATTATGAAGTCTCCAGAAGTATGGAAATGACCTTGGGAGTTACAGTACCTGTATGTATGTTGATCCTATTTGAAATCAAGAATAGGCCTGTTTTATCAGGGGAGAAAGCCCCAGTAACCATTGGCTCCGACCAGGAAGTGGAAGAAGTAGAACGGTCGGGTGATGATACCGCTTTCGGGATAAAAGTCATCTCCATTGCCACAGGCATGATAGGATTGATAATGACAGGACTTGGTATAATCGCCAGTAAAGGAAATGGGATGTTGGTAGCTGCCGGTATTGTCATGGTACTTATGGCAAGTGCTGGATTATATTTTGGAAAAACGAAATCAAAAAATTAG
- a CDS encoding LacI family DNA-binding transcriptional regulator produces MKEYITIKDLADQLHLSVGTVSKAFNPKYKDISDRTRQKILEAARKMGYVPNPFAQKLLKKKTLNIGIIVPEFSHSYFSEVIFSAQEKLLENDYQTLIMSSHESSELERKNIETLVNHMVDGLIISLCNGSLNHEYINDVIESGIPIVQFNRVSKKVNSPKVEFNDYKWAVFGTEHLISQGCQNLIHLALPRHLPLGHQRILGFKKALEKHRIAHKDHQVIEAGITVQDGEEAMSRYLENHGCPDGILAAGDPLAIGAMKILKRKGIAIPEKVKVMGFTESAMALVVEPELSSISQPTDQIGHLISKFLLDQIAGIDKSNEHYLFDGKLNIRESTSCTGQ; encoded by the coding sequence ATGAAAGAATATATCACGATAAAAGACTTGGCAGACCAACTTCACTTATCCGTAGGGACGGTATCCAAAGCTTTTAACCCAAAATACAAGGATATCAGCGACCGTACCCGACAGAAAATTCTTGAAGCTGCTCGCAAAATGGGGTATGTACCTAATCCTTTTGCCCAAAAACTGCTAAAGAAGAAAACCCTAAACATAGGCATAATCGTCCCGGAATTCAGTCACAGTTACTTTTCGGAAGTAATCTTCAGTGCGCAAGAAAAGCTGTTGGAAAACGATTACCAGACTTTAATCATGTCATCGCATGAAAGTTCGGAATTGGAACGAAAAAATATAGAAACATTGGTAAACCATATGGTGGATGGCCTTATCATTTCACTTTGTAATGGTAGTCTTAATCATGAATACATTAACGATGTGATCGAATCCGGAATTCCCATTGTCCAATTTAATAGGGTATCCAAGAAAGTAAACTCTCCAAAAGTAGAGTTTAACGACTATAAATGGGCTGTATTCGGCACTGAGCACCTGATTTCCCAAGGCTGCCAAAACCTGATCCATTTAGCTCTTCCCAGACACCTTCCCTTGGGACATCAGCGCATTTTGGGGTTTAAAAAAGCATTGGAAAAACACCGAATTGCCCATAAGGATCACCAGGTCATTGAAGCCGGAATCACCGTACAGGACGGGGAAGAGGCCATGTCCAGGTATTTGGAAAATCATGGATGCCCAGATGGCATATTGGCTGCAGGAGACCCCTTGGCTATCGGTGCCATGAAAATCCTGAAGCGAAAAGGGATCGCTATACCAGAAAAAGTCAAAGTTATGGGCTTTACGGAATCTGCCATGGCCTTGGTCGTCGAGCCAGAGCTGTCAAGTATATCACAGCCTACGGACCAAATTGGCCATTTGATTTCCAAGTTTTTATTGGATCAAATCGCCGGTATCGATAAGTCCAATGAACATTACCTCTTTGATGGAAAACTGAACATTAGGGAATCTACTTCCTGCACTGGTCAGTAA
- a CDS encoding winged helix-turn-helix transcriptional regulator, with amino-acid sequence MDNLKEIEVDCPSDAFLQVIKGKCKTTLIMLIKKGVNRFSEMNRTLPTISERMIAKQLDELEEDGIIARKVFAEVPPKVEYSLTAYGDTLFPLVKAIRKWGYIHMERNQEIKK; translated from the coding sequence ATGGATAATTTAAAAGAAATTGAAGTCGATTGCCCATCGGACGCTTTTTTGCAAGTGATCAAAGGAAAATGTAAAACCACGTTGATCATGCTGATCAAGAAAGGGGTAAACCGGTTCAGCGAAATGAACCGGACTTTGCCTACCATTAGCGAGCGGATGATCGCAAAGCAACTGGATGAGCTCGAAGAGGATGGAATAATAGCACGCAAGGTTTTTGCAGAGGTGCCTCCCAAAGTCGAGTACTCCTTAACAGCCTATGGCGATACCCTTTTTCCTTTGGTGAAGGCCATAAGGAAATGGGGGTATATCCATATGGAAAGAAACCAGGAAATTAAAAAATAA
- a CDS encoding YhdH/YhfP family quinone oxidoreductase has translation MKETFNAFLVSEKEEGIHQEIAQLPFSALPSKGVLIKVRYSSVNFKDALSATGNKGVTKKFPHVPGIDAVGEVVDPDDSPYRKGDKVLVTGYDLGMNTWGGYGEYTKVPESWILSLPKGLSEKESMCYGTAGLTAGLSVSKIINAGIVPNDGPVIVSGASGGVGSITTAILSKLGYEVHVITSKNNPEYFQDTLGASSILSREAFVEQHNKKPMSRPTYAAGIDCTGGEILSGIVKSVKYSGIVTCCGMVASPEIHTSIFPFILRGISLIGIDSVEIPLTQKEDIWQKLAKEWKPSQLEKLAKEISLDQLSEEISTILNGKAKGRAILTH, from the coding sequence ATGAAAGAAACGTTCAACGCATTTCTGGTTTCCGAAAAAGAAGAAGGTATCCATCAGGAGATTGCCCAGTTACCGTTTTCTGCATTGCCTTCCAAAGGGGTTTTGATCAAGGTCCGTTATTCATCGGTCAACTTCAAGGACGCCCTATCGGCCACCGGTAACAAAGGGGTTACTAAAAAATTCCCCCATGTGCCAGGTATCGATGCCGTTGGGGAAGTGGTAGATCCTGACGATTCGCCATACCGAAAAGGAGACAAAGTCCTCGTTACGGGCTATGATCTAGGCATGAATACATGGGGCGGCTATGGAGAATACACCAAAGTCCCCGAGTCATGGATCCTGTCCTTACCGAAGGGTTTATCAGAAAAAGAATCCATGTGTTACGGGACAGCAGGACTGACAGCAGGATTATCTGTTTCCAAAATCATCAATGCCGGAATTGTCCCTAATGATGGTCCAGTGATAGTCAGTGGTGCCAGTGGTGGCGTCGGTAGTATCACTACTGCAATTCTGAGTAAATTAGGATATGAAGTTCACGTAATCACTTCAAAAAACAATCCTGAATATTTCCAAGACACACTTGGAGCATCTAGCATCCTGAGTCGGGAAGCGTTTGTTGAACAACATAATAAAAAACCTATGTCCCGTCCTACCTATGCTGCTGGAATCGATTGTACAGGAGGAGAAATCCTCTCCGGAATAGTCAAGTCCGTCAAATATAGTGGTATCGTTACTTGCTGTGGCATGGTGGCATCTCCAGAAATCCATACCAGTATTTTTCCATTTATCTTAAGAGGAATCAGTTTGATCGGAATTGATTCTGTGGAAATCCCTTTAACACAAAAGGAAGATATCTGGCAAAAACTGGCCAAGGAATGGAAGCCATCACAATTGGAAAAATTGGCCAAGGAAATCTCGTTGGATCAACTTTCTGAAGAAATCAGTACAATCCTCAATGGTAAGGCCAAGGGACGGGCTATCCTAACCCATTAG
- a CDS encoding alpha-L-fucosidase, whose protein sequence is MKVKYLLFPMVFVTLLLSEVIAQQDQKEREDYYPNARSLSRHEAAPEWFVDAKLGIYFHWGPYSVPAFGSAWYPHFMYIKGSWINKYHQENFGAIEEFGYEDFIPMFTAECFDPEDWANLFRMAGAKFAGPVAQHHDGFAMWDSEVNPWNAMDMGPKRDVTGELFEALKERNIRTLATFHHARNGQRNAGNPENWGSNGYDSHYPYHPDLPTATTEPKLRKLFGNWESIDLFNQYWLNQVDEVVRKYDPDILWYDSWLNLIPVSTREQMAANFFNNGLKNGQEVVLCHKQDDMPLAYSVHDIEQGGRRDVSPIPWMTDITLGERRWMYVEGEKYKDAALVVRNMIDVWSKNGIVLLNVSPRADGVINQEQRKILKEIGGWMAIHKEAVYGTRPHTVFGWGPAKIADGTHGGQSSNVEYTAEDIRFTVAKDKNAMYVFLLGQPKPGATIELREIGGYHRNIPPGKIRDITVLGTGQTVDWELSPETLTLVVPDKGLNEISTVFKMELERSNK, encoded by the coding sequence ATGAAGGTTAAATATTTACTGTTTCCGATGGTATTTGTGACGCTGCTTTTAAGTGAAGTTATCGCTCAACAAGACCAAAAGGAGCGCGAAGACTATTACCCAAATGCCAGGTCACTTTCTCGGCATGAGGCTGCGCCAGAGTGGTTTGTCGATGCAAAACTAGGGATATATTTTCATTGGGGTCCATATAGTGTACCGGCATTTGGAAGTGCATGGTATCCTCATTTTATGTATATAAAGGGGAGCTGGATCAATAAATATCATCAGGAAAATTTTGGTGCGATCGAGGAGTTTGGCTATGAAGACTTTATCCCTATGTTTACCGCAGAGTGTTTTGACCCGGAGGACTGGGCAAACTTGTTCAGAATGGCAGGCGCTAAATTTGCTGGGCCAGTCGCACAGCATCACGATGGATTTGCCATGTGGGACAGTGAAGTGAATCCATGGAATGCAATGGACATGGGTCCCAAACGAGACGTGACAGGAGAATTATTTGAAGCTTTGAAGGAGCGAAATATTAGGACCTTAGCTACTTTCCATCATGCTAGAAATGGTCAGAGAAATGCAGGGAATCCTGAAAATTGGGGCTCAAATGGGTATGACAGTCATTACCCTTATCACCCTGACTTACCCACTGCGACTACAGAACCAAAACTTAGAAAGTTATTTGGTAACTGGGAATCCATCGATCTGTTTAACCAATATTGGCTTAACCAGGTAGATGAAGTAGTGAGAAAATATGATCCGGACATTCTATGGTATGACTCATGGCTAAACCTGATACCAGTCAGTACCCGTGAACAGATGGCTGCCAATTTCTTTAACAATGGCCTTAAGAATGGCCAAGAGGTCGTTCTCTGCCATAAACAAGATGATATGCCATTGGCTTATAGTGTTCATGATATTGAGCAAGGTGGAAGACGGGATGTATCTCCCATTCCTTGGATGACGGATATTACCCTAGGGGAAAGGCGTTGGATGTACGTCGAAGGAGAAAAATATAAAGATGCAGCTTTGGTGGTCAGAAACATGATTGATGTATGGAGCAAGAATGGGATTGTATTGTTAAATGTTTCTCCTAGGGCAGATGGTGTGATCAATCAGGAACAACGAAAAATATTGAAGGAAATAGGTGGCTGGATGGCTATCCATAAGGAAGCGGTTTACGGAACCAGGCCTCATACTGTTTTTGGTTGGGGGCCTGCAAAAATAGCAGATGGTACACATGGCGGACAATCTTCGAATGTGGAATATACCGCTGAAGATATAAGATTTACCGTCGCGAAGGATAAAAATGCGATGTACGTGTTTTTATTGGGACAGCCTAAGCCAGGGGCCACAATCGAATTACGAGAAATCGGCGGTTACCATAGGAATATACCACCTGGCAAAATTAGGGATATTACGGTACTGGGGACGGGTCAAACCGTTGACTGGGAACTAAGTCCTGAAACACTGACCTTGGTCGTTCCGGATAAAGGGCTAAATGAAATTTCGACGGTTTTTAAAATGGAATTGGAAAGGTCAAATAAGTAA